In the genome of Fervidobacterium nodosum Rt17-B1, the window AAAAATCCATCAGGGTATTTTAAACCTTCGGCTACGGCAATTGCACAGTATCCCTTTTCCGAGATAATTTTGTTCACAGTGCTTAGAAATTCATCTTTATTGAACGGTTTTTCGGGAAGGAGTATCACATCTGCACCTATTCCGTTAATCCATCCAAGACCAGCAGCAGCAGCAAGCCAACCTGCATGCCTTCCCATTATTTCCATTACAAAAACTTGCGTTGAGTCGACGTACATGCTTCTTAAATCGAGGGCGGCTTCCATCATCGATATCGCTATATATTTTGCGGCGGAGCCATAGCCAGGGCAATGGTCTGTATGGGGTAAATCATTATCGATAGTTTTGGGGACACCAACTACCTTGAGTTCATATCCTCTTTTTTGAGCTTCCATTTGAACACGCCAAGCTGTATCCATTGAATCGTTACCACCGTTATAGAAGAAATATCTTATTTCATTTTTTCTAAAAATCTCAAACAACTTTTCTATATCAGAATCATTTTTCATCTTTTTCCTGCAAGAACCAAAGGCACCCGCGGGAGTGTATCTGAGAAATTCAATATCAAGATCACTAGCGTCCAAAAAGTTTTCTTTCAATATGCCAGTAACACCGTTGATTCCAACTAGTATCTCTAATCCGTTCTTTCTAGCTTCATCAATTACACCGTATGCACTTGCGTTGATTACGCTTGTAACTCCCCCAGACTGTGCGTATAAAGCTTTCATAAATACAATCCCCTCCTCTTTTGCTTCAATTATTTTCAATATCAATAACTTATAAAATATTTTACCATATTTTTCATTTTTCATCTCTAAAAGTTTTAGGTACTTGAAATTTCATAGTATTTATGATAAAATAACCACGCATAGGAAAATAAAAAATGCCGAGGTGGCGGAACTGGCAGACGCGGTTGACTCAAAATCAACAGGAGCTAGGCTCCGTGCGGGTTCAAGTCCCGCCCTCGGCACCAGTTAAAGAAGAAACGCGGTGGAATTTTCCACCGCGTTTTTTGTTTTACTTTCTAATAGTTTTTCAACTTATCCAAGCAATCTTAGTACATTAGAACTGTTAACGTTTGATTGTGACAGCACACCTATCGTGGCTCGTGATTGTAACTGAGTTCTTATCCATTCCATAGTCGTACGAGCCATATCTGTTCCTGTTAAAATACTTACAGAGGAGGTGAGATTTATCATTGTTTCACTAAGATTTCTTGCAGCGCTTTCTAATCTGTTATTTACGGAACCTATGTAGTTACGTGTTGTAGAAACGTTAGATATAGCTTGATCAATAGCTTTTAATGCATTTTGAGCATTTTCTGTGCTGTTAAGATTTACACTTTCAAGCCCGAGAGACTTAATGTCCATGCTTGGGAGGGTGACCTTCATATTCTGACCTTCATTTGGTCCAAGTTGCACTTGCATATTTCTAATTTCACCACCAAGTACTCTTTGGTTATTATATTTTGTTTGTTCAACAACTTTGTTTATACCTTGTGATAGTTGCGTGAATTCTTTCTGCAAAGCACTTCTTTCCGAATCAGAAAGTGTGCCATTAGATGCCTGAATCGCTAATTCACGCATTCTTTGTAAATTTGAACTAATACTTTGTAAACCGCCTTCTGCGGTGTTCATCATGCCTATTGTATTGTACGTACTTACCATAGCTTCGCGATAGCCATTAACTTGCGAACGTATCCTCTCAGCTATGACGTTGGAAGATATATTTTGATTTAAAGGTATAGTTGATTGTGCTAAGCTTTGTTGTTGTGTGTTTTGTTGGGTTTGTAAATTTTGAAGATATCGAATTGCCCACATTCCAACGTTGTTATTAATACGCATAGGTCACACCTCCCAAAAACATGGACAGAAAGAACTAAAGAACTATTGAAAATTTTTTTAATCGGCGCATTATTTGTATTATTTTCTTGACTATTGATTTAGACAACATTAAGTCCAAAATCGTTCAATAATTTAAAAAAGAAAGTGGCCCTTTTTAAAGGGCCACTTTCAGAGATTGGAAAAGATCATTTGATTTTCAAAATTAATATGTCACTACCACCTAAGTTAGTTGTTATATCATTATTTTTCGAGAACGTTGTTCCTAAAACAACTATCGATTTATCTTCTTCCACATATACGCTGTAAGAATAGTCTGCCAATGTTCCACCGTATGTTTTACTCCATCTGAGATTTCCATCGTTGTCGATATCAAGCACTAATATATCTACTCCACCTTTGTAATCATCGAACTTAGAGAGTGTATGACCAACTATTGCAAATCCACCATCTGGGAACTCTGCTACATTGTAAGCTATATCTTCTTCACTTCCACCGTATGTTTTTTGCCAAATTATGTTACCAAGCATATCAACCTTTACAACCCATACATCCCAATATCCAGCGTTCTTTTGTACATCTCCATCGACAGATGTTGTGTAACCAACGATTAACAAGTTCCCATCTTTTGTCTTGAGTATTTTTGCTACTTCATCTTGGTCACTACCACCATAAGCTTTGTTGAGAGTTATTTCTTTTAAGTCTTTCGTTACTTTGAACAACCAGATATCGGAACTACCATGGTTGTATGGTATATTTCCTTCGAGAGAGTATGTAACATTAGCAACAATATAGCCATCTTCGACTTCGATAATGTCTACGCCTTTATCTCTATCAAGACCACCGAATGTTTTACTTGCAAGCATTTCACCATCTTTATTGATTTTTAAAATCCATGTATCCCAAGTTCCGATATTTCCACCAGTGTCACCATTTACTGAATTTGTTGTTCCCACAACTAAGAAGTTACCATCGGATGTAGCTAAACCTTTTTGTGCTATATCATTACCAGTGCCACCGAAAAGTTTTGCCCATATTACGTTGCCTTGTTTATCAAGTTTTACAACGAGATAATCCCAACCACCTTTGTTCTTTTGATTATCTATTTCAGAGGAAAGTGTGTAACCAACTACAATGTATCCTTCATCGTATTCAAATACATCTGTTCCTTCATCCCAACCAGTTCCACCTAAGACTTTCTTCCATTCAACCTCTAAATCTTTATTTAGTTTTACTACTAATATATCAGATTCACCTTTGAAACCTTCAACATCAGGTGATTGAGTGTTTCCAACAAGTATGTAACCACCATCAGATGTTTTTATCAGCTTCTTACCTGCATCTGACTTTGTTCCACCGATAGATAACTGCTTTTCAACTTTTGGTAAAATTGTCATAAATTTGAATTCACTTTCAGTTTCTCCAAAGACATTTCTTGCAACAACTTTCCATTTGTACCACGTTCCGAAGTGTAATTCTGGTAGTTTATATTCATTTTCATTCAAAGTTGCAATCTTTTCAAAAGTTGTTGTACCAAAGAATAGGTCAAACTCTTCCGCTCTTTCGCTCTGCCACTTCAGTGTAACATCTATAGGTACAATGCTTCCATCTTCTGGATAAATTGCGATTGGTTTTTCTGGAATTTGCCCAGTTGTAAATTTCCATATAGGCCCTTCTGTATTTCCAAATCTGTTTTTCGCGACAACTTTCCAATAGTATGTTGTGCCAAATAGTAAGTCGTATAATTCAACAGCGCTCTCTTTAATGTCTGCTTGATAGAGCTCAAGTTTGTCTTCAGCAAATCCTATGTAAAGGTCATAACTGTCCGCTTTTGAACTTTCCCATCTGAGGACAAGATTATTGAATTGATCAAGGGCACCATCGGTTGGTTCCGGGTTAAATGGTACAGCGGGCACATTACCAACTGTAAACTTCCATACAGGACTTTCGGTTTCACCGAATCTATTCTTTCCAACGACTTTCCAATAGTATGTTTTACCAAGTTCAAGGTCTTTAAGTTCTAAGGTATTTGGTGTTGCATCTTGAGCGATGAGGTCTAATTCTTCCGATGAAGTACCGAGGTACACATCGTATTTATCTGCGCATTCGAATTCCCATTCAAGAATTGGCGATTTCCAAACGTCTTCTTCACCATCGAGAGGTTGAACAACACCTATAAATATAGGTGCTTTTCCTGTTTTGAACATCTCGACATCGCTTACATTTTCGCCGAAGTCATTTTTAGCAACAACTTTCCAGAAGAACGTTGTATCCATTGGCAAATCGTATGGTATTGTGTATTCTGCATCTGTTGTCGTGGCAACAAGTTCTAAACTATCGTACTCTTGGCCAAGGTATAATTCATATTCGTTGGCATCTTCGCTTTCCCATCTGAATGTTGGTTGTATCCAA includes:
- a CDS encoding flagellin, with the protein product MRINNNVGMWAIRYLQNLQTQQNTQQQSLAQSTIPLNQNISSNVIAERIRSQVNGYREAMVSTYNTIGMMNTAEGGLQSISSNLQRMRELAIQASNGTLSDSERSALQKEFTQLSQGINKVVEQTKYNNQRVLGGEIRNMQVQLGPNEGQNMKVTLPSMDIKSLGLESVNLNSTENAQNALKAIDQAISNVSTTRNYIGSVNNRLESAARNLSETMINLTSSVSILTGTDMARTTMEWIRTQLQSRATIGVLSQSNVNSSNVLRLLG
- a CDS encoding 6-phosphofructokinase, with protein sequence MKALYAQSGGVTSVINASAYGVIDEARKNGLEILVGINGVTGILKENFLDASDLDIEFLRYTPAGAFGSCRKKMKNDSDIEKLFEIFRKNEIRYFFYNGGNDSMDTAWRVQMEAQKRGYELKVVGVPKTIDNDLPHTDHCPGYGSAAKYIAISMMEAALDLRSMYVDSTQVFVMEIMGRHAGWLAAAAGLGWINGIGADVILLPEKPFNKDEFLSTVNKIISEKGYCAIAVAEGLKYPDGFFVSDMGFTDSFGNRQLGGVGFTIAGMVRSELGLKTHVAIPDYLQRSGRHIASKTDIEEAEMCGRMAVRYALEDNYGVMVTMERVSNNPYQIKYSSVPLNLVADQTKMLPKDFYEGYTVTDKFFEYALPLISGEFYPPFENGLPSYKLINLGKK